Proteins encoded together in one Lathyrus oleraceus cultivar Zhongwan6 chromosome 5, CAAS_Psat_ZW6_1.0, whole genome shotgun sequence window:
- the LOC127084575 gene encoding SMR domain-containing protein At5g58720 isoform X2, with translation MKNSRKKKKQKPPKKVEENKEPKLVIEKEERKKLVLQSLVEAFSLSSIEEAVVAYDVANGDPTKASEILRRGLVDSIEDPFFSSSYSSSCSGGSNGNGGSSGLDLGSTSGSSDGFLEQICREDVVGFEGVKPKQKQKKIVAATGTVSTILGNEYVRRNSGRKKRLGIEVVDKEEAEQFLYSMLGNDCDLNLAVVRDVLCQCGYDVEKASDVLLDLAANERSSNDRNSNFKVGNNMDDTRFLVDYDHNDSLIDRRSECTSLSSEGCTKFELPQKVLESLFNIPKSSEHDKGTMNWRNIAKKMQSMGPGFVPCPNVAEPQQRAHTKGEEYHAFREGARQQWDSVKCYFQKAATAYTNGDRGYAAYLSDQGKEQTKVAQKADTKASHDIFVARNKGIENVITIDLHGQHVKPAMRMLKLHLLFGSYVPSVQMIRVITGCGSHGFGKSKLKQSVTKLLDKESIEWSEENRGTVLIKLNGWREFSFLDADSDSDSD, from the exons ATGAAAAACTCCAGAAAAAAGAAGAAGCAAAAACCACCGAAGAAGGTTGAAGAGAACAAAGAACCCAAACTTGTTATTgaaaaagaagagagaaaaaAACTAGTTCTACAATCGTTGGTTGAAGCTTTCTCTTTATCTTCCATCGAAGAAGCGGTTGTTGCTTACGATGTTGCAAACGGTGATCCAACCAAGGCTTCTGAGATCTTAAGGAGAGGTTTGGTGGACAGTATTGAAGACCCTTTTTTTTCATCTTCTTATTCTTCTTCGTGTAGTGGTGGTAGTAATGGTAATGGGGGTTCTTCTGGGTTGGATTTGGGTTCGACTTCGGGTTCTTCAGATGGGTTTTTGGAGCAGATTTGTAGGGAGGATGTGGTTGGGTTTGAAGGGGTTAAGCCGAAGCAGAAGCAGAAGAAGATTGTTGCTGCTACGGGGACTGTTTCAACGATTTTGGGTAATGAATATGTGAGGAGGAATAGTGGTAGGAAGAAGAGGCTTGGGATTGAGGTTGTTGATAAGGAAGAGGCTGAGCAGTTCCTTTATTCCATGCTTGGGAATGATTGTGATCTTAATTTGGCTGTTGTTAGAGATGTTCTTT GTCAATGTGGATATGATGTTGAAAAG GCCTCGGATGTATTGCTTGACCTAGCTGCTAATGAGAGATCCAGTAATGATAGAAATTCTAATTTCAAAGTAGGCAACAACATGGATGATACAAGATTCCTTGTTGATTATGATCATAATGACAGC TTGATAGACAGGAGATCAGAATGCACGTCTCTTTCATCGGAAG GATGTACaaagtttgaacttcctcaaaagGTGTTAGAGTCCTTGTTTAACATCCCCAAAAGCTCCGAACACGACAAAGGTACCATGAATTGGAGAAACATAGCAAAGAAAATGCAGTCCATGGGACCTGGTTTTGTTCCTTGTCCAAATGTTGCAGAACCTCAGCAGCGTGCTCACA CTAAAGGAGAGGAATATCATGCATTTAGGGAAGGTGCAAGACAGCAGTGGGATTCTGTGAAATGTTACTTTCAGAAA GCTGCAACAGCATATACTAATGGAGATCGAGGATATGCTGCATATCTTTCTGATCAG GGTAAAGAACAAACTAAAGTAGCTCAGAAAGCCGACACTAAGGCAAGCCATGACATATTTGTTGCTAG AAACAAGGGTATAGAAAATGTGATAACTATTGATTTGCACGGGCAGCATGTGAAACCAGCAATGAGAATGCTGAAACTCCACCTTCTGTTTGGATCATATGTTCCTT CTGTTCAGATGATAAGGGTCATCACAGGATGTGGATCACACGGTTTTGGAAAGTCCAAGCTGAAACAATCG GTTACTAAACTTTTAGATAAAGAGTCAATTGAATGGAGTGAAGAGAACCGAGGAACTGTGTTGATCAAACTCAACGGATGGAGAGAGTTCAGCTTTCTGGACGCAGACAGTGATAGCGATAGCGATTGA
- the LOC127084575 gene encoding SMR domain-containing protein At5g58720 isoform X1: MKNSRKKKKQKPPKKVEENKEPKLVIEKEERKKLVLQSLVEAFSLSSIEEAVVAYDVANGDPTKASEILRRGLVDSIEDPFFSSSYSSSCSGGSNGNGGSSGLDLGSTSGSSDGFLEQICREDVVGFEGVKPKQKQKKIVAATGTVSTILGNEYVRRNSGRKKRLGIEVVDKEEAEQFLYSMLGNDCDLNLAVVRDVLCQCGYDVEKASDVLLDLAANERSSNDRNSNFKVGNNMDDTRFLVDYDHNDSLIDRRSECTSLSSEGDFSDNIWGPTSYGRNYAEVLTSSKANSHISPGCTKFELPQKVLESLFNIPKSSEHDKGTMNWRNIAKKMQSMGPGFVPCPNVAEPQQRAHTKGEEYHAFREGARQQWDSVKCYFQKAATAYTNGDRGYAAYLSDQGKEQTKVAQKADTKASHDIFVARNKGIENVITIDLHGQHVKPAMRMLKLHLLFGSYVPSVQMIRVITGCGSHGFGKSKLKQSVTKLLDKESIEWSEENRGTVLIKLNGWREFSFLDADSDSDSD, from the exons ATGAAAAACTCCAGAAAAAAGAAGAAGCAAAAACCACCGAAGAAGGTTGAAGAGAACAAAGAACCCAAACTTGTTATTgaaaaagaagagagaaaaaAACTAGTTCTACAATCGTTGGTTGAAGCTTTCTCTTTATCTTCCATCGAAGAAGCGGTTGTTGCTTACGATGTTGCAAACGGTGATCCAACCAAGGCTTCTGAGATCTTAAGGAGAGGTTTGGTGGACAGTATTGAAGACCCTTTTTTTTCATCTTCTTATTCTTCTTCGTGTAGTGGTGGTAGTAATGGTAATGGGGGTTCTTCTGGGTTGGATTTGGGTTCGACTTCGGGTTCTTCAGATGGGTTTTTGGAGCAGATTTGTAGGGAGGATGTGGTTGGGTTTGAAGGGGTTAAGCCGAAGCAGAAGCAGAAGAAGATTGTTGCTGCTACGGGGACTGTTTCAACGATTTTGGGTAATGAATATGTGAGGAGGAATAGTGGTAGGAAGAAGAGGCTTGGGATTGAGGTTGTTGATAAGGAAGAGGCTGAGCAGTTCCTTTATTCCATGCTTGGGAATGATTGTGATCTTAATTTGGCTGTTGTTAGAGATGTTCTTT GTCAATGTGGATATGATGTTGAAAAG GCCTCGGATGTATTGCTTGACCTAGCTGCTAATGAGAGATCCAGTAATGATAGAAATTCTAATTTCAAAGTAGGCAACAACATGGATGATACAAGATTCCTTGTTGATTATGATCATAATGACAGC TTGATAGACAGGAGATCAGAATGCACGTCTCTTTCATCGGAAGGTGACTTTTCTGATAATATATGGGGTCCGACATCTTATGGCAG GAATTATGCGGAGGTCCTCACTAGTTCTAAAGCTAATTCTCATATTAGCCCAGGATGTACaaagtttgaacttcctcaaaagGTGTTAGAGTCCTTGTTTAACATCCCCAAAAGCTCCGAACACGACAAAGGTACCATGAATTGGAGAAACATAGCAAAGAAAATGCAGTCCATGGGACCTGGTTTTGTTCCTTGTCCAAATGTTGCAGAACCTCAGCAGCGTGCTCACA CTAAAGGAGAGGAATATCATGCATTTAGGGAAGGTGCAAGACAGCAGTGGGATTCTGTGAAATGTTACTTTCAGAAA GCTGCAACAGCATATACTAATGGAGATCGAGGATATGCTGCATATCTTTCTGATCAG GGTAAAGAACAAACTAAAGTAGCTCAGAAAGCCGACACTAAGGCAAGCCATGACATATTTGTTGCTAG AAACAAGGGTATAGAAAATGTGATAACTATTGATTTGCACGGGCAGCATGTGAAACCAGCAATGAGAATGCTGAAACTCCACCTTCTGTTTGGATCATATGTTCCTT CTGTTCAGATGATAAGGGTCATCACAGGATGTGGATCACACGGTTTTGGAAAGTCCAAGCTGAAACAATCG GTTACTAAACTTTTAGATAAAGAGTCAATTGAATGGAGTGAAGAGAACCGAGGAACTGTGTTGATCAAACTCAACGGATGGAGAGAGTTCAGCTTTCTGGACGCAGACAGTGATAGCGATAGCGATTGA